In a single window of the Arthrobacter zhangbolii genome:
- the pstS gene encoding phosphate ABC transporter substrate-binding protein PstS, protein MLVQNLGRTTSLLSVSAVAVLALAACGTDSAAPASTPAAASESTVAGTLSGAGASSQDSAMQAWIAGFGEANPQAAVQYSPDGSGAGREALLAGGVQFAGSDAYLDEEEAAAAEEVCGPEGALHIPAYISPIAVAFQLEGISELNLDADTLAAIFRGDITVWNDPAIASQNEGVSLPDTPITAVHRGDESGTTKNFTEYLAAAAPEIWTEKPSGEWPAGLPNGENASGTGGVISTVTATEGGITYADASAAGNLGTVRVEVGGNYVPVSAEAAALAVESSTPVTGGNRPAADMAMQLDRDTAESGAYPVVLVSYHIFCTGYEDQETVDLVRAFGDYVVSEEGQAAAAEATGSAPLSAALRERAVEALETISVRS, encoded by the coding sequence GTGTTGGTTCAGAATCTCGGCCGTACCACCTCTTTGCTGTCAGTATCCGCTGTTGCCGTGCTTGCCCTGGCAGCCTGCGGCACGGACAGTGCAGCGCCCGCCTCCACTCCCGCTGCGGCTTCGGAAAGCACGGTAGCGGGCACCCTCTCGGGCGCCGGCGCCAGTTCCCAGGACTCGGCCATGCAGGCCTGGATCGCCGGTTTCGGCGAAGCCAATCCGCAGGCTGCCGTTCAGTACTCCCCGGACGGCTCCGGTGCCGGACGCGAGGCGCTGCTGGCCGGCGGGGTGCAGTTTGCCGGTTCCGACGCCTACTTGGATGAGGAAGAAGCCGCAGCCGCGGAGGAAGTCTGCGGACCGGAGGGCGCCCTGCACATCCCCGCATATATCTCTCCGATTGCCGTGGCGTTCCAGCTGGAGGGCATCAGTGAACTGAATCTCGACGCCGACACCCTGGCAGCCATCTTCCGGGGTGACATCACGGTCTGGAATGATCCGGCCATCGCCTCGCAGAATGAGGGCGTCAGCCTGCCGGATACTCCCATCACCGCGGTGCACCGCGGTGACGAATCCGGAACCACCAAGAACTTCACCGAATACCTTGCCGCCGCCGCTCCGGAGATCTGGACGGAGAAGCCCTCCGGCGAATGGCCCGCCGGACTGCCAAACGGGGAAAACGCATCCGGCACGGGCGGCGTCATTTCAACCGTGACCGCTACGGAAGGCGGGATTACCTACGCGGATGCCTCCGCCGCCGGGAATCTGGGGACCGTCCGGGTAGAGGTGGGCGGGAACTACGTGCCCGTCAGCGCCGAAGCAGCGGCACTCGCCGTCGAATCCTCCACGCCGGTCACCGGCGGGAACCGTCCGGCTGCCGACATGGCCATGCAGCTGGACCGGGACACCGCAGAATCCGGGGCCTACCCGGTGGTCCTGGTGAGCTATCACATATTCTGCACCGGCTACGAGGACCAGGAGACGGTGGATCTTGTCCGTGCCTTCGGGGACTACGTTGTCAGTGAGGAAGGACAGGCGGCAGCAGCGGAGGCAACCGGAAGCGCGCCGCTCTCCGCGGCTCTGCGTGAACGCGCTGTCGAAGCCTTGGAGACCATCAGCGTCCGGTCCTAA
- the pstC gene encoding phosphate ABC transporter permease subunit PstC, protein MSSKSITGEGGAGRAGDKIFSGITVAAGCLILFVLFCVAVFLMWQALPTFLADPSDISGGGGFGKYILPLVIGTVIAAAIALLIATPVGIGVALFISHYAPRRLAQGLGYLVDLLAAIPSVVYGAWGMTVLAPALVGPYNWLAENAGWIPLFSGPASQTGKTMLTAGIVLSVMVLPIITSLTREIFLQTPKLHEEAALAMGATRWEMIRMAVFPFARPGVISAVMLGLGRALGETMAVALVLSSGGLIASLIRPGNQTIAAEIALNFPEAFGLRLSELIAAGLVLFLITLAVNVIARWIISRHKEFSGAN, encoded by the coding sequence TTGTCGAGCAAGTCAATAACTGGTGAGGGCGGCGCCGGCCGTGCCGGAGACAAGATTTTCTCCGGCATCACGGTGGCAGCCGGGTGCCTGATCCTCTTTGTGCTCTTCTGCGTGGCCGTGTTCCTGATGTGGCAGGCGCTGCCGACCTTCCTGGCCGACCCGTCCGACATCTCCGGAGGCGGCGGCTTCGGCAAGTACATTCTGCCGCTGGTCATCGGCACCGTCATTGCCGCGGCGATAGCACTGCTGATCGCCACCCCGGTGGGGATCGGCGTCGCGCTGTTTATCTCCCATTACGCGCCCCGCCGCCTGGCGCAGGGGCTGGGCTACCTGGTGGACCTGCTCGCGGCCATCCCCTCGGTGGTCTACGGCGCCTGGGGCATGACAGTGCTGGCCCCCGCCCTGGTGGGACCGTACAACTGGCTCGCCGAGAACGCGGGCTGGATCCCGCTGTTCTCCGGGCCCGCAAGCCAGACAGGCAAGACCATGCTCACGGCAGGCATTGTGCTCTCCGTGATGGTGCTGCCCATCATTACGTCGCTGACCCGCGAGATCTTCCTGCAGACTCCCAAACTGCATGAAGAGGCAGCCCTGGCCATGGGCGCCACCCGCTGGGAAATGATCCGGATGGCCGTGTTCCCCTTCGCCCGCCCCGGCGTGATCAGCGCAGTGATGCTGGGCCTGGGCCGTGCCCTCGGTGAGACCATGGCAGTGGCACTGGTGCTTTCCTCCGGCGGCCTGATTGCCAGCCTGATCCGCCCCGGCAACCAGACCATTGCCGCGGAGATTGCCCTGAACTTCCCTGAGGCGTTCGGGCTGCGTCTCTCCGAACTGATCGCCGCCGGACTCGTGCTGTTCCTGATCACCCTGGCAGTGAACGTCATTGCCCGCTGGATTATCAGCCGCCACAAAGAATTCTCGGGAGCCAACTGA
- the pstA gene encoding phosphate ABC transporter permease PstA: protein MLESPSVLNRPGAMLTKNRLPRYMPWVILAVAVVLGAAISALIGFSVAAFTIFTALIFVIGGTAVTWMVEGRRHAVDRLATNLVYGAFLLALLPLVSVIFTVLVRGLPGLNPDFLLTSMGGMTGAVDNATVQDGSPVLGGVYHGIVGTLLITFWATVISVPVGLLAAVYLVEYSRGGALSRAITFFVDVMTGIPSIVAGLFAAAFFGLVFGPGTRTGFVAAVALSVLMIPVVVRSTEEMLKIVPNELREASYALGVRKWRTILKVVVPTAISGIASGVTLAIARVIGETAPLLVTAGFVNTINFNAFAGWMSTLPTFIYRQLMSPTSPTNTDPSTQRAWAAALILILMVMLLNLAARLIARIFAPRTSR from the coding sequence ATGCTCGAATCACCCTCCGTACTGAACCGGCCCGGAGCAATGCTGACCAAGAACCGGCTGCCGCGCTACATGCCATGGGTCATCCTGGCCGTAGCGGTGGTCCTGGGTGCGGCAATCTCCGCCCTTATCGGTTTTTCCGTGGCTGCCTTCACCATTTTCACGGCGCTCATTTTCGTAATCGGCGGCACCGCCGTGACCTGGATGGTGGAGGGCCGCCGGCACGCCGTGGACCGGCTCGCCACGAACCTGGTCTACGGGGCATTCCTGCTGGCGCTGCTGCCGCTGGTCTCGGTCATCTTCACCGTCCTGGTCCGGGGCCTGCCCGGCCTCAACCCGGATTTCCTCCTCACGTCCATGGGCGGAATGACCGGCGCAGTGGACAACGCCACGGTCCAGGACGGTTCCCCGGTCCTGGGCGGTGTCTACCACGGCATTGTGGGCACCCTGCTGATCACCTTCTGGGCCACCGTGATTTCCGTACCGGTGGGATTGCTGGCCGCCGTGTACCTCGTGGAATACAGCCGCGGCGGTGCCCTCTCGCGGGCCATCACCTTCTTCGTTGACGTGATGACCGGCATCCCCTCGATCGTGGCCGGCCTGTTCGCCGCTGCCTTCTTCGGACTCGTGTTTGGTCCGGGCACCCGCACCGGCTTCGTGGCCGCCGTCGCCCTGTCGGTACTGATGATCCCGGTGGTGGTCCGCTCCACCGAGGAAATGCTGAAGATTGTTCCGAATGAACTGCGCGAGGCCTCCTATGCCCTGGGTGTGCGGAAATGGCGGACCATCCTGAAAGTGGTGGTGCCAACGGCCATTTCAGGCATTGCCTCCGGCGTAACCCTGGCTATTGCCCGCGTCATCGGCGAAACCGCCCCGCTGCTGGTGACGGCCGGTTTTGTGAACACCATCAACTTCAATGCCTTTGCCGGCTGGATGAGCACCCTGCCCACGTTCATCTACCGGCAGCTGATGAGCCCCACCTCGCCCACGAACACGGATCCCAGCACCCAGCGGGCATGGGCTGCGGCGCTGATCCTGATCCTGATGGTGATGCTGCTGAACCTGGCCGCACGCCTGATCGCCCGGATCTTCGCCCCCCGGACCTCCCGCTAA